The sequence TAGCGCTACAGAGGGCTTTAGTTCCCCGGTATTGCTTCGCTCATCGGACCCGCACGCGCTTTGGGAACCGGCCAGTTACTTCTCCGCCTCCAGCACCGCGTTCTTCACCCGGTCCATATCAGCCGGATAATGCCTCGACCCGAGCCACAGGAAGAAAGCCGCGAGGATACCGGAGAACGCCACGATGATGAGCGCCGTCTTCAGGCCGTCCGCGCCTCCTCCCAGCGCGTCGGAGAGGGCGCCCGCCCGGTTTTATCCTTTTCGACTCGTGCGAAAACGGACGACCGGCAGGCGCAAATGAATGGCGGCCGATAAATGCAACGAAGCGGCCGCGTGGGAAATGGAGTGCGATGAGTGTTTCTATATACGTCCCCAGTCAAATGGCGGACGGACATATTTACCAATCTGTCAACCAATTTTCCGCCGGATAACGCGGGCACCCGAATAGTCCGGGGTGAACCACAACCACCCCCATGCGCATTACCTTGACATCTCCGGACGGACCGGATACCGTATCCCCGTTTCGAGCCCTTACTTTCCGGCTTCCATTAAGGCCGATCGGGCGGATACATTCCGGTCTCGGACCCGGAAACACACTACCATTAGGCAGGAAGCCTATAATGCTCTACACCAAACTGGACCACGCGGATCTCAGCATTTCCAAACTCATACTCGGAACCTGGGCAATCGGCGGCACGCACTGGGGCCCCTACGACGAAGCGCGGGCGGTCGAGGCCATCGAGACCGCAATCGACCTCGGCATCACCACCATCGACACCGCCCCCGCTTACGGCACCGGCCACGCGGAAGAACTGATCGGCCGCGTTATTAGGGGAAAGCGCGAACGGGTCATCATAGCCACAAAGTGCGGTCTCGACATGGAGAACGGATTCAGACGCGACCTCACGCCCCCATTTATGGAAAAGGAGCTTGAAGACTCGCTCCGGCGCCTCGGCACCGACTACATCGACCTGTACCAGCCTCACTGGCCCGATCCCGACACGCCGGTGGAATATACCATCGAGGCGCTCGAGCGTTTCCAGGCCCGGGGGAAGATCCGCGCCTTCGGCGTATCGAACTTCAATGCCGCCGAGCTTACCGAGGCCCTGGCCTATGGACGGATTGCAAGCCTGCAGCCCCCGTACTCACTGCTGGAACGCGATATCGAGAAGGATATCCAGCCGCTCTGCGTTACCGCCGGTATCGCCATGATCCCCTATGGCTCCCTCGGCGCGGGCTTGCTTACCGGCAAGTACACCGAAGTGCCGAAGTTTAAAAAGGATGATGCCCGTTCGTTCTTTTATCGATTTTTCAATAAACGATACTGGCCCGGCGTTTCCGCCCTCGTGGATCTCTTGAGCAATACGGCCCAGGCCCATGGGGCCAGGCCCGGGCATGTGGCCATAGCATGGCTTTTAGGCCGCGACGGAGTGGCGGGAACGATCGTGGGTGCGCGCAACGCCGAACAGGTGCGG is a genomic window of Spirochaetota bacterium containing:
- a CDS encoding aldo/keto reductase, whose amino-acid sequence is MLYTKLDHADLSISKLILGTWAIGGTHWGPYDEARAVEAIETAIDLGITTIDTAPAYGTGHAEELIGRVIRGKRERVIIATKCGLDMENGFRRDLTPPFMEKELEDSLRRLGTDYIDLYQPHWPDPDTPVEYTIEALERFQARGKIRAFGVSNFNAAELTEALAYGRIASLQPPYSLLERDIEKDIQPLCVTAGIAMIPYGSLGAGLLTGKYTEVPKFKKDDARSFFYRFFNKRYWPGVSALVDLLSNTAQAHGARPGHVAIAWLLGRDGVAGTIVGARNAEQVRDNMGGTEIGLSAGEVSELDRVSAAVYDI